A single genomic interval of Psychrilyobacter piezotolerans harbors:
- a CDS encoding PadR family transcriptional regulator, with translation MRTLKYAILGLLNRRPMTGYDIGKEFNYELSEFWYAKHSQIYPELKRLAKEEFVTYDIEISGDILEKKQYSITEKGQKELLMWLHKDEIIEKTPKDVFRLRMYFSNNLDLESRIHLLESQKMQHKKRLYALQKILEQYPVVPDYNSDRFGDFIILEGAIIRQESLLKWLDKCIDYCKKAQEEK, from the coding sequence ATGAGAACTTTAAAATATGCAATTTTAGGACTTTTAAATAGAAGACCTATGACTGGATATGACATTGGAAAAGAATTTAATTATGAATTATCTGAATTTTGGTATGCAAAACACAGCCAAATTTACCCGGAATTAAAAAGATTAGCTAAAGAAGAGTTTGTTACCTATGATATTGAAATTAGTGGAGATATATTAGAAAAAAAACAATATTCTATTACTGAAAAAGGACAAAAAGAACTTCTTATGTGGTTACACAAAGATGAAATTATTGAAAAGACTCCTAAAGATGTTTTTAGATTGCGTATGTATTTTTCTAATAATCTAGATTTAGAATCAAGAATTCACCTTTTAGAAAGTCAGAAAATGCAACATAAGAAGCGTTTATATGCTTTGCAGAAAATTTTAGAACAGTATCCTGTGGTTCCTGATTATAATAGTGATCGTTTTGGAGATTTTATAATATTAGAAGGTGCAATTATACGCCAAGAGAGTCTTCTTAAATGGCTGGATAAATGCATAGATTATTGCAAGAAAGCCCAAGAAGAGAAATAA